A genomic region of Raphanus sativus cultivar WK10039 chromosome 6, ASM80110v3, whole genome shotgun sequence contains the following coding sequences:
- the LOC108811240 gene encoding thionin-like protein 1, producing MESKRMAMLVVMMLVMGNILIEAEGISFTDCYKGCIVLCAVSSDGFKKLLCPFTCTKECIIPTPSETNLNEIDQTDFFCKLGCATDRCASSSSIHDKDHAEKVSVCVNSCSDMCSHKN from the exons ATGGAAAGCAAAAGAATGGCGATGTTGGTGGTGATGATGTTGGTGATGGGGAACATTTTGATTGAGGCAGAGGGTATATCTTTTACAGATTGTTATAAAGGCTGTATTGTGTTGTGTGCTGTATCTAGTGACGGATTTAAGAAACTGTTATGTCCGTTCACGTGTACCAAGGAGTGTATAATTCCTACACCGTCTGAGACCAATCTAAATGAAATTGACCagactgattttttttgtaaactcgGATGTGCTACCGATCGTTGTGCTTCATCCTCCTCGATCCATGATAAAG ATCACGCAGAGAAGGTTTCAGTATGTGTGAATTCATGCTCAGATATGTGCTCCCACAAgaactaa